Proteins encoded within one genomic window of Chrysemys picta bellii isolate R12L10 chromosome 6, ASM1138683v2, whole genome shotgun sequence:
- the CD180 gene encoding CD180 antigen, which produces MACQIYWLILMGLFCVRCEVSEPVDTMCTEVIANKSYSCEDLGLREIPERLPATTEILDFSFNLLSSLHNSTFSKLKNLVYLDLTRCQINWVYEGAFQSNAYLNVIVLTGNLLMFLADTAFVGPQSLKHLVLTQTGLTSLAFIPMQNLDHLETFDLGSNHISSLQLPPSFPTRNLKYLDFQMNNIQRIAARDIDILLKTKNLTLILKGNDIIHIEAGAFQSNLFYSLDFGGCIDISVVLAGMQETRIHTLWLGTFEDAENGLPINSTMLLNLCNISVVDISLQKRHFLHLTAATFQCLSKLQRLDLTHTYISMLPPDISGMNMLEELILNRNAFKHMCNISSTAFPSLTHLHIRENAENLDLGSGCLKTLSKLQHLDLSHSYIENLDCCSNQLKGLSGLQHLNLSYNKQLQLQDLAFKEGANLELLDLAFTRLHINASQGPFRNLHLLHVLNLSYSYIDTNIQHLLQGLQNLFLLNLRGNKFQSGTILNGNLFHQVPSLEVLILSFCDLTAIQNQAFHTLKKLKQVDLSHNKLIAFSTDAFSNLKSIYLNFANNRIHIIPRDMLTNLSGQSIINLSYNPLECTCSNIGLITWYKQNMDKIEDPEGTVCSEPKALAGAKLSTVTLSCGISVAGIVCTVLGLIVLVALILVWITCFLKRNYQQL; this is translated from the exons ATGGCTTGCCAGATATATTGGTTGATTTTGATGGGGCTTTTCTGTGTTCGCTGCGAAGTATCTGAGCCTGTAGATACGATGTGCACTGAG GTTATAGCCAACAAAAGCTATAGCTGTGAAGATTTAGGACTGAGAGAGATTCCTGAAAGACTTCCAGCCACAACAGAAATCCTTGACTTCAGCTTTAATTTGCTTTCTTCCCTTCACAATTCAACCTTCAGCAAGCTAAAGAATCTGGTATATTTAGATTTAACAAG GTGTCAAATTAACTGGGTGTACGAAGGTGCCTTTCAAAGCAATGCTTATCTGAACGTTATTGTCTTGACTGGAAATCTACTCATGTTTCTGGCTGACACAGCATTTGTTGGCCCACAGTCTCTGAAGCATCTTGTCTTAACTCAGACAGGTCTAACCAGCTTAGCATTTATTCCAATGCAGAATCTGGATCATTTAGAGACTTTTGACTTGGgcagcaatcatatctcctcacTGCAGCTCCCTCCAAGCTTTCCAACCAGAAATCTCAAATACCTTGATTTTCAAATGAACAACATACAAAGAATAGCAGCAAGAGACATAGATATTCTGCTAAAGACAAAGAATTTAACTCTGATCTTGAAGGGCAATGATATTATACACATTGAAGCTGGGGCGTTCCAGTCCAACTTATTTTACAGCTTGGACTTTGGAGGTTGCATTGACATTTCTGTGGTTTTAGCAGGGATGCAGGAAACCAGAATCCATACTCTTTGGTTGGGGACATTTGAGGATGCAGAAAATGGGCTTCCCATAAACTCTACTATGCTTCTGAACCTGTGCAATATCTCTGTGGTGGATATCAGTCTGCAAAAGCGGCATTTCCTTCATTTGACTGCTGCCACATTTCAGTGTTTGAGCAAACTCCAAAGGCTAGATCTGACTCACACCTACATCAGCATGTTACCTCCTGACATCAGTGGCATGAACATGTTGGAAGAATTAATTCTCAATAGGAACGCCTTTAAGCACATGTGCAACATTAGCTCCACcgccttcccctccctcacccacctcCATATCAGAGAAAATGCTGAGAATCTGGACTTAGGCTCTGGCTGTTTAAAAACACTGTCAAAACTTCAACATCTGGATTTAAGCCACAGTTACATAGAAAATTTAGACTGCTGCAGCAACCAGCTAAAAGGCCTGAGTGGATTACAGCACCTGAATCTGAGCTACAACAAGCAGCTTCAGCTCCAAGATTTGGCCTTTAAGGAAGGTGCTAACCTGGAGCTCCTGGATTTAGCTTTTACACGTCTTCACATCAATGCTTCCCAGGGTCCTTTCCGCAATCTGCATCTCTTGCATGTCCTGAACCTTTCTTATTCCTATATCGATACCAACATTCAGCACCTTTTACAGGGGCTGCAAAACCTTTTCCTGTTGAACCTTAGGGGGAATAAGTTTCAGTCAGGGACCATTCTGAATGGAAATCTCTTTCACCAGGTACCCAGTTTAGAGGTGTTAATTTTATCATTCTGTGATCTGACAGCTATACAAAACCAAGCATTTCACACCCTCAAGAAGCTAAAGCAGGTTGACCTGAGCCACAACAAGCTTATTGCATTCAGCACAGATGCATTTTCCAATCTCAAGAGCATCTATCTCAATTTTGCCAATAATAGGATCCATATTATACCACGTGACATGTTAACTAACTTATCCGGCCAGAGTATAATCAATTTAAGTTACAATCCACTGGAATGCACCTGCTCTAATATTGGTTTAATAACTTGGTACAAGCAGAATATGGATAAAATTGAAGACCCTGAAGGGACAGTGTGTAGTGAGCCCAAAGCTCTAGCAGGTGCTAAGCTGTCCACTGTAACACTCTCCTGTGGGATCAGTGTTGCAGGAATTGTTTGCACTGTGCTGGGTTTGATAGTGCTTGTTGCTCTTATCTTGGTTTGGATCACATGCTTTTTAAAGAGAAATTACCAACAACTCTAA